From the Lathyrus oleraceus cultivar Zhongwan6 chromosome 4, CAAS_Psat_ZW6_1.0, whole genome shotgun sequence genome, one window contains:
- the LOC127135943 gene encoding uncharacterized mitochondrial protein AtMg00820-like — translation MSNFISYSNLSSSMSAFTSKLSSVEIPKIVQVALEIPKSREVVLEEMKALEKNKTWIVTLLPSGKKTIGCKWVFTVKYNSDGSIERYKARLVAKGFTQTYGIDYSETFSLVAKLNTIRILLSLAANMNWHLHQLDVKMHFLIAI, via the coding sequence ATGTCcaattttatatcatattcaaATTTGTCTTCATCTATGTCTGCCTTCACTTCAAAATTGTCTAGTGTAGAAATTCCAAAAATTGTACAGGTTGCTCTAGAAATTCCAAAGTCGAGGGAAGTTGTACTTGAGGAGATGAAAGCTCTTGAAAAGAATAAAACTTGGATTGTTACGTTACTACCAAGTGGAAAGAAGACAATTGGATGCAAATGGGTGTTTACTGTGAAGTATAATTCAGATGGGTCAATTGAAAGGTACAAGGCTCGCTTGGTGGCTAAAGGTTTTACTCAGACCTATGGTATAGATTACTCAGAGACATTTTCTCTTGTTGCAAAATTGAACACTATCAGAATTCTTTTGTCTCTTGCTGCTAACATGAATTGGCATTTGCATCAGTTAGATGTTAAGATGCATTTCTTAATA
- the LOC127073159 gene encoding glycine-rich cell wall structural protein-like has protein sequence MGNLHKYVGLLAFIFVLVIGTFECRTLKKEEFVDNFGGGGLGGGAGGGFGGGSGGGVGGGLGHGGGVGAGGGFGGGSGGGLGGGIGGGHGGGAGGGFGGGSGGGVGGGIGGGHGGGLGGGGGTGGGFGGGSGGGAGGGIGGGHGSGLGGGGGAGGGFGGGSGGGLGGGDGGGSGIGGGGGAGGGIGGGSGGGVGGGFGGGHGGGAGGGIGGGGGTGGGAGRGFGGGSGGGAGGGFGGGSGGGAGDGFGGGSGGGAGGGFGGGQGGGAGGGFGGGAGGGAGGD, from the coding sequence ATGGGAAATTTACACAAGTATGTTGGGTTACTTGCTTTTATATTTGTGTTGGTGATAGGAACATTTGAATGCCGAACACTGAAAAAAGAAGAATTTGTTGATAACTTTGGTGGAGGTGGCTTAGGTGGTGGTGCAGGTGGAGGTTTTGGAGGTGGTAGTGGTGGAGGTGTTGGAGGAGGACTTGGACATGGTGGAGGTGTTGGAGCTGGTGGTGGGTTTGGAGGTGGTAGTGGTGGAGGTTTAGGAGGAGGAATTGGAGGTGGTCATGGTGGTGGTGCAGGTGGGGGCTTCGGAGGTGGTAGTGGTGGGGGTGTAGGAGGAGGAATCGGTGGTGGACATGGTGGTGGATTAGGTGGAGGTGGCGGTACGGGTGGAGGCTTTGGAGGTGGTAGTGGTGGTGGTGCAGGAGGAGGAATTGGTGGTGGACATGGAAGTGGATTAGGTGGAGGAGGTGGTGCAGGTGGAGGTTTTGGAGGTGGTAGTGGTGGTGGTTtaggaggaggagatggtggtGGTAGCGGTATAGGTGGTGGGGGAGGTGCTGGAGGAGGTATTGGAGGTGGTTCTGGAGGAGGTGTTGGTGGTGGCTTTGGAGGTGGACATGGTGGTGGTGCAGGGGGAGGAATTGGCGGAGGTGGTGGCACTGGTGGAGGTGCTGGTAGAGGCTTTGGAGGTGGATCTGGAGGAGGTGCTGGTGGAGGCTTTGGAGGTGGATCTGGAGGAGGTGCAGGTGACGGCTTTGGAGGTGGATCTGGAGGAGGTGCAGGTGGCGGCTTTGGAGGCGGTCAGGGTGGGGGTGCAGGCGGTGGTTTTGGAGGTGGTGCAGGTGGAGGGGCTGGTGGTGATTGA